In the genome of Conger conger chromosome 8, fConCon1.1, whole genome shotgun sequence, one region contains:
- the si:ch73-352p4.8 gene encoding cystine/glutamate transporter isoform X1 — MCSHCFIQVTDCIRVMQCSDTGCPAGEASETGTEAKAGGKAVYLRRTINLLAAVSFIIGTVVGSGIFIAPKGVLMNSGSVGLSLVVWVLCGVLSTLGALCYAELGTTFKKSGGHYTYLLETLGPLPAFLRLWAEFVLVRPAVSSVVCLAFGQYVAEAFFTPCPAPPVLVKLIAILGLSFVVAVNCWSVSLASRTQITLTFIKIFALLLIMVPGIWTLARGKTENFHNAFDSGSLTLNKLPLAFYIGLYAYAGWFYLNFVTEEVINPNRNIPLSIILSMATVTVCYVMVNVAYYTVISAEELLASDAVAVTFADRALPGIATVIPVLVAISCLGALNGGFFVAPRMLFVGAREGHWPALFSMIHVRRHTPVPAVLLLYPLVVLMVSRGELFQLVHFASFSRWLFIGMATLGMLIHRYRFPQHPRPFKVPLAIAVSFTVVCFFIVGLSLYSDPWNTGGSCIITLTGLPVYYLTVHRPCLPSRWMTAFNFCSRQLQILMEVAQQEVKTY; from the exons ATGTGTTCTCATTGCTTCATACAAGTCACTGATTGCATAAG AGTAATGCAGTGCTCAGACACGGGGTGCCCAGCGGGGGAAGCCTCTGAAACAGGGACTGAGGCCAAGGCGGGGGGTAAAGCAGTGTACCTGCGGAGGACCATCAACCTGCTGGCAGCCGTCTCCTTCATCATCGGCACGGTGGTGGGCAGTGGCATATTCATCGCACCCAAGGGTGTGCTGATGAACAGCGGCAGTGTTGGGCTGTCTCTGGTGGTCTGGGTTCTGTGTGGTGTCCTTTCCACCTTGG GGGCTTTGTGTTATGCAGAGCTAGGCACCACTTTTAAAAAGTCTGGAGGCCACTACACCTACCTTCTGGAGACTCTGGGGCCCCTGCCAGCCTTCCTTCGACTCTGGGCAGAGTTCGTTCTTGTCAG GCCGGCTGTGTCCTCTGTGGTCTGCCTGGCGTTTGGCCAATACGTGGCAGAAGCCTTCTTTACTCCCTGCCCAGCACCTCCGGTCCTGGTCAAACTCATTGCCATTCTTGGATTGT CATTTGTAGTGGCAGTAAACTGCTGGAGTGTGAGTTTAGCCTCCAGGACCCAGATCACCCTCACTTTCATCAAGATATTTGCCCTGCTCCTTATCATGGTCCCAGGCATCTGGACACTTGCTAGAG GGAAAACGGAGAACTTCCACAATGCATTTGATTCTGGATCCTTGACCCTGAACAAGCTGCCACTGGCCTTCTACATTGGCCTCTATGCCTATGCTGGATG gttttatttgaattttgttACAGAAGAGGTCATCAATCCTAACAG AAATATCCCACTGTCAATCATCTTATCCATGGCAACAGTGACCGTGTGCTATGTTATGGTCAATGTGGCATACTACACGGTGATATCGGCAGAGGAATTGCTGGCATCAGACGCTGTAGCTGTG ACGTTTGCAGATCGTGCTTTGCCAGGCATCGCCACTGTGATTCCAGTATTGGTGGCTATTTCCTGTCTGGGGGCTCTGAACGGGGGTTTTTTTGTGGCACCAAG GATGCTGTTTGTGGGGGCCAGGGAGGGACATTGGCCAGCTCTGTTCTCCATGATCCATGTCCGCAGACACACACCGGTGcctgctgtgctgctgctg TACCCACTGGTAGTGCTGATGGTATCCAGAGGAGAGCTCTTCCAGTTGGTCCACTTTGCCTCCTTCTCCCGCTGGCTCTTCATTGGCATGGCAACCCTGGGGATGCTTATCCATCGTTACCGCTTCCCACAGCACCCAAGACCCTTCAAG GTGCCTCTGGCCATTGCGGTTTCCTTCACAGTGGTGTGCTTCTTCATCGTGGGACTGTCCTTGTACTCGGATCCCTGGAATACAGGGGGCAGCTGTATCATCACCTTGACCGGACTGCCTGTGTACTACCTGACTGTGCATCGTCCATGCCTGCCCTCCCGCTGGATGACCGCTTTCA ACTTCTGTAGCAGGCAGCTCCAGATCCTGATGGAGGTGGCCCAACAGGAGGTCAAAACGTACTGA
- the si:ch73-352p4.8 gene encoding cystine/glutamate transporter isoform X2 — MQCSDTGCPAGEASETGTEAKAGGKAVYLRRTINLLAAVSFIIGTVVGSGIFIAPKGVLMNSGSVGLSLVVWVLCGVLSTLGALCYAELGTTFKKSGGHYTYLLETLGPLPAFLRLWAEFVLVRPAVSSVVCLAFGQYVAEAFFTPCPAPPVLVKLIAILGLSFVVAVNCWSVSLASRTQITLTFIKIFALLLIMVPGIWTLARGKTENFHNAFDSGSLTLNKLPLAFYIGLYAYAGWFYLNFVTEEVINPNRNIPLSIILSMATVTVCYVMVNVAYYTVISAEELLASDAVAVTFADRALPGIATVIPVLVAISCLGALNGGFFVAPRMLFVGAREGHWPALFSMIHVRRHTPVPAVLLLYPLVVLMVSRGELFQLVHFASFSRWLFIGMATLGMLIHRYRFPQHPRPFKVPLAIAVSFTVVCFFIVGLSLYSDPWNTGGSCIITLTGLPVYYLTVHRPCLPSRWMTAFNFCSRQLQILMEVAQQEVKTY; from the exons ATGCAGTGCTCAGACACGGGGTGCCCAGCGGGGGAAGCCTCTGAAACAGGGACTGAGGCCAAGGCGGGGGGTAAAGCAGTGTACCTGCGGAGGACCATCAACCTGCTGGCAGCCGTCTCCTTCATCATCGGCACGGTGGTGGGCAGTGGCATATTCATCGCACCCAAGGGTGTGCTGATGAACAGCGGCAGTGTTGGGCTGTCTCTGGTGGTCTGGGTTCTGTGTGGTGTCCTTTCCACCTTGG GGGCTTTGTGTTATGCAGAGCTAGGCACCACTTTTAAAAAGTCTGGAGGCCACTACACCTACCTTCTGGAGACTCTGGGGCCCCTGCCAGCCTTCCTTCGACTCTGGGCAGAGTTCGTTCTTGTCAG GCCGGCTGTGTCCTCTGTGGTCTGCCTGGCGTTTGGCCAATACGTGGCAGAAGCCTTCTTTACTCCCTGCCCAGCACCTCCGGTCCTGGTCAAACTCATTGCCATTCTTGGATTGT CATTTGTAGTGGCAGTAAACTGCTGGAGTGTGAGTTTAGCCTCCAGGACCCAGATCACCCTCACTTTCATCAAGATATTTGCCCTGCTCCTTATCATGGTCCCAGGCATCTGGACACTTGCTAGAG GGAAAACGGAGAACTTCCACAATGCATTTGATTCTGGATCCTTGACCCTGAACAAGCTGCCACTGGCCTTCTACATTGGCCTCTATGCCTATGCTGGATG gttttatttgaattttgttACAGAAGAGGTCATCAATCCTAACAG AAATATCCCACTGTCAATCATCTTATCCATGGCAACAGTGACCGTGTGCTATGTTATGGTCAATGTGGCATACTACACGGTGATATCGGCAGAGGAATTGCTGGCATCAGACGCTGTAGCTGTG ACGTTTGCAGATCGTGCTTTGCCAGGCATCGCCACTGTGATTCCAGTATTGGTGGCTATTTCCTGTCTGGGGGCTCTGAACGGGGGTTTTTTTGTGGCACCAAG GATGCTGTTTGTGGGGGCCAGGGAGGGACATTGGCCAGCTCTGTTCTCCATGATCCATGTCCGCAGACACACACCGGTGcctgctgtgctgctgctg TACCCACTGGTAGTGCTGATGGTATCCAGAGGAGAGCTCTTCCAGTTGGTCCACTTTGCCTCCTTCTCCCGCTGGCTCTTCATTGGCATGGCAACCCTGGGGATGCTTATCCATCGTTACCGCTTCCCACAGCACCCAAGACCCTTCAAG GTGCCTCTGGCCATTGCGGTTTCCTTCACAGTGGTGTGCTTCTTCATCGTGGGACTGTCCTTGTACTCGGATCCCTGGAATACAGGGGGCAGCTGTATCATCACCTTGACCGGACTGCCTGTGTACTACCTGACTGTGCATCGTCCATGCCTGCCCTCCCGCTGGATGACCGCTTTCA ACTTCTGTAGCAGGCAGCTCCAGATCCTGATGGAGGTGGCCCAACAGGAGGTCAAAACGTACTGA
- the LOC133135590 gene encoding forkhead box protein M1-like isoform X1, whose amino-acid sequence MKESPRRPLILKRRKLPFPQTDPEVPHDEPDGRQKKETTEPSTTQCFPKNIRIIDHPTLPDTQVVVIPKTADLQSVLGALTAKGKECGPQGPNKFILLSGGSGSLEDWPENICMPTLGDGDSSIGNPVALNTEPGGGIPIRDGTECLVDIKPPISVKPLNKELDCCPLDDSLTNIQWLGGMSTDGLAPNPRKKDPNKENRVPRPQLLQTPRGSDEGMCGTKDPQSERPPYSYMAMIQFAINSKKSRRMTLKEIYNWIEDHFTYFRNVAKPGWKNSIRHNLSLHDMFIRETSQDGKISYWTIRPEANRCLTLDQVYKPVIDLTASTSPQTVQVCEQQPLKRVIPEVRKAIIPNTTERKMKPLLPRTDSYLVPIQLPLAPSLFLSSAQLPLAAPKQKCSSTTAGVQGGGKRVRIAPKVLQRAPLHNAAKDEPLDAALSDEVGPAHSRKEASGSRRKQRLAPPSSEEPVLLFPDSTLLDSGLASDLSTFQDTQDADDEPKLESDSPCRGYAFKTPIKSSRPASSTPSKPPATLPEPWRLTPLGKEAHVLDFSPIRTPRNTTLTPQRHNHTPFSFSSTPFKDVPLFSSPRELLTSAPSSPAARSCSRELQVGGAALANRSLTEGLILDTMNDSLSKILVDISFSGLDDEDLGMANISWSQLIPELK is encoded by the exons ATGAAGGAGAGCCCCAGAAGGCCCTTAATCCTTAAGAGGAGGAAGCTCCCGTTTCCACAAACTGACCCAGAGGTCCCCCATGATGAGCCAGATGGAcgacaaaagaaagaaaccactgaaCCTTCAACCACTCAGTGCTTCCCTAAAAATATCCGCATCATTGACCACCCAACATTACCTGATACACAAGTTGTGGTTATACCCAAGACAGCGGACCTCCAGAGTGTCCTTGGCGCTCTGACTGCGAAAGGAAAGGAATGTGGCCCTCAGGGACCCAATAAGTTCATCTTGCTGAGTGGTGGAAGTGGAAGTTTGGAGGATTGGCCAGAGAATATCTGCATGCCCACCCTAGGTGATGGGGATAGTTCAATTGGAAACCCTGTTGCTCTCAACACAGAGCCAGGTGGAGGAATTCCTATAAGAGATGGAACAGAATGCCTTGTGGATATCAAGCCTCCAATCTCAGTGAAACCTT TGAACAAGGAGCTTGACTGCTGCCCGTTGGATGACAGTCTGACCAACATCCAGTGGCTGGGGGGCATGAGCACAGATGGACTAGCACCTAACCCTAGGAAGAAGGATCCCAACAAGGAGAATCGGGTGCCCCGCCCACAGCTTCTCCAG ACACCCAGAGGCTCTGATGAGGGAATGTGTGGCACTAAGGATCCCCAGTCAGAGAGACCCCCTTACTCTTACATGGCTATGATCCAATTTGCCATCAATAGCAAGAAGAGCAGGAGGATGACCCTGAAGGAAATCTATAACTGGATTGAGGACCATTTCACCTACTTCAGAAATGTGGCCAAGCCAGGCTGGAAG AATTCCATCCGCCACAACCTCTCCCTGCATGATATGTTCATCCGAGAGACCTCTCAGGATGGCAAAATTTCCTACTGGACCATTCGTCCTGAAGCCAACCGCTGCCTGACACTAGATCAGGTCTACAAG CCTGTGATAGACCTGACTGCCTCCACTTCCCCACAGACTGTGCAGGTCTGTGAGCAACAA CCTCTGAAGCGTGTCATTCCAGAAGTCAGGAAGGCAATTATTCCAAACACCACCG AGAGAAAGATGAAACCTCTCTTACCACGCACCGACTCCTACCTGGTCCCCATCCAGCTTCCCcttgccccctctctcttcctgtcctcTGCACAGCTTCCCCTGGCTGCACCAAAGCAGAAATGTAGCTCTACAACTGCTGGTGTCCAGGGAGGGGGTAAGAGGGTTCGAATAGCACCTAAG GTCCTACAGCGTGCCCCGCTGCACAATGCAGCGAAGGATGAGCCGTTGGACGCCGCGCTGTCCGATGAGGTTGGGCCAGCACACAGCAGGAAGGAGGCCAGTGGCTCCCGTCGAAAGCAGCGTCTGGCCCCGCCCTCCAGCGAGGAGCCTGTGCTGCTCTTCCCCGACAGCACCCTGCTGGACTCAGGCCTTGCCTCCGACCTCTCCACCTTCCAGGACACGCAGGACGCCGACGATGAACCCAAGCTGGAGTCCGATAGCCCGTGCAGAGGGTACGCCTTTAAGACGCCCATCAAAAGCAGCCGCCCTGCCTCCTCCACCCCTAGCAAGCCCCCCGCCACGCTACCCGAGCCATGGAGGCTGACGCCCCTGGGGAAAGAGGCTCACGTGCTGGACTTCAGCCCCATTCGCACGCCCCGCAACACCACCCTCACCCCTCAGCGACACAACCACACCCCCTTCAGCTTCAGCAGTACACCGTTTAAAGATGTGCCTCTCTTCAGCTCCCCCCGTGAGCTCCTGACATCCgctccctcctcccctgctgCCCGGTCCTGCTCCCGTGAGCTGCAGGTAGGGGGCGCTGCCTTGGCCAACCGGTCACTCACAGAAGGCCTTATCTTGGACACcatgaatgacagcttgagCAAGATCTTGGTGGACATCAGTTTCTCAGGCCTAGATGACGAGGATCTGGGCATGGCTAACATCAGCTGGTCTCAGCTCATACCTGAACTAAAGTGA
- the LOC133135590 gene encoding forkhead box protein M1-like isoform X2, which produces MKESPRRPLILKRRKLPFPQTDPEVPHDEPDGRQKKETTEPSTTQCFPKNIRIIDHPTLPDTQVVVIPKTADLQSVLGALTAKGKECGPQGPNKFILLSGGSGSLEDWPENICMPTLGDGDSSIGNPVALNTEPGGGIPIRDGTECLVDIKPPISVKPLNKELDCCPLDDSLTNIQWLGGMSTDGLAPNPRKKDPNKENRVPRPQLLQTPRGSDEGMCGTKDPQSERPPYSYMAMIQFAINSKKSRRMTLKEIYNWIEDHFTYFRNVAKPGWKNSIRHNLSLHDMFIRETSQDGKISYWTIRPEANRCLTLDQVYKPLKRVIPEVRKAIIPNTTERKMKPLLPRTDSYLVPIQLPLAPSLFLSSAQLPLAAPKQKCSSTTAGVQGGGKRVRIAPKVLQRAPLHNAAKDEPLDAALSDEVGPAHSRKEASGSRRKQRLAPPSSEEPVLLFPDSTLLDSGLASDLSTFQDTQDADDEPKLESDSPCRGYAFKTPIKSSRPASSTPSKPPATLPEPWRLTPLGKEAHVLDFSPIRTPRNTTLTPQRHNHTPFSFSSTPFKDVPLFSSPRELLTSAPSSPAARSCSRELQVGGAALANRSLTEGLILDTMNDSLSKILVDISFSGLDDEDLGMANISWSQLIPELK; this is translated from the exons ATGAAGGAGAGCCCCAGAAGGCCCTTAATCCTTAAGAGGAGGAAGCTCCCGTTTCCACAAACTGACCCAGAGGTCCCCCATGATGAGCCAGATGGAcgacaaaagaaagaaaccactgaaCCTTCAACCACTCAGTGCTTCCCTAAAAATATCCGCATCATTGACCACCCAACATTACCTGATACACAAGTTGTGGTTATACCCAAGACAGCGGACCTCCAGAGTGTCCTTGGCGCTCTGACTGCGAAAGGAAAGGAATGTGGCCCTCAGGGACCCAATAAGTTCATCTTGCTGAGTGGTGGAAGTGGAAGTTTGGAGGATTGGCCAGAGAATATCTGCATGCCCACCCTAGGTGATGGGGATAGTTCAATTGGAAACCCTGTTGCTCTCAACACAGAGCCAGGTGGAGGAATTCCTATAAGAGATGGAACAGAATGCCTTGTGGATATCAAGCCTCCAATCTCAGTGAAACCTT TGAACAAGGAGCTTGACTGCTGCCCGTTGGATGACAGTCTGACCAACATCCAGTGGCTGGGGGGCATGAGCACAGATGGACTAGCACCTAACCCTAGGAAGAAGGATCCCAACAAGGAGAATCGGGTGCCCCGCCCACAGCTTCTCCAG ACACCCAGAGGCTCTGATGAGGGAATGTGTGGCACTAAGGATCCCCAGTCAGAGAGACCCCCTTACTCTTACATGGCTATGATCCAATTTGCCATCAATAGCAAGAAGAGCAGGAGGATGACCCTGAAGGAAATCTATAACTGGATTGAGGACCATTTCACCTACTTCAGAAATGTGGCCAAGCCAGGCTGGAAG AATTCCATCCGCCACAACCTCTCCCTGCATGATATGTTCATCCGAGAGACCTCTCAGGATGGCAAAATTTCCTACTGGACCATTCGTCCTGAAGCCAACCGCTGCCTGACACTAGATCAGGTCTACAAG CCTCTGAAGCGTGTCATTCCAGAAGTCAGGAAGGCAATTATTCCAAACACCACCG AGAGAAAGATGAAACCTCTCTTACCACGCACCGACTCCTACCTGGTCCCCATCCAGCTTCCCcttgccccctctctcttcctgtcctcTGCACAGCTTCCCCTGGCTGCACCAAAGCAGAAATGTAGCTCTACAACTGCTGGTGTCCAGGGAGGGGGTAAGAGGGTTCGAATAGCACCTAAG GTCCTACAGCGTGCCCCGCTGCACAATGCAGCGAAGGATGAGCCGTTGGACGCCGCGCTGTCCGATGAGGTTGGGCCAGCACACAGCAGGAAGGAGGCCAGTGGCTCCCGTCGAAAGCAGCGTCTGGCCCCGCCCTCCAGCGAGGAGCCTGTGCTGCTCTTCCCCGACAGCACCCTGCTGGACTCAGGCCTTGCCTCCGACCTCTCCACCTTCCAGGACACGCAGGACGCCGACGATGAACCCAAGCTGGAGTCCGATAGCCCGTGCAGAGGGTACGCCTTTAAGACGCCCATCAAAAGCAGCCGCCCTGCCTCCTCCACCCCTAGCAAGCCCCCCGCCACGCTACCCGAGCCATGGAGGCTGACGCCCCTGGGGAAAGAGGCTCACGTGCTGGACTTCAGCCCCATTCGCACGCCCCGCAACACCACCCTCACCCCTCAGCGACACAACCACACCCCCTTCAGCTTCAGCAGTACACCGTTTAAAGATGTGCCTCTCTTCAGCTCCCCCCGTGAGCTCCTGACATCCgctccctcctcccctgctgCCCGGTCCTGCTCCCGTGAGCTGCAGGTAGGGGGCGCTGCCTTGGCCAACCGGTCACTCACAGAAGGCCTTATCTTGGACACcatgaatgacagcttgagCAAGATCTTGGTGGACATCAGTTTCTCAGGCCTAGATGACGAGGATCTGGGCATGGCTAACATCAGCTGGTCTCAGCTCATACCTGAACTAAAGTGA